A stretch of the Artemia franciscana unplaced genomic scaffold, ASM3288406v1 Scaffold_209, whole genome shotgun sequence genome encodes the following:
- the LOC136042816 gene encoding nucleomorphin-like, translating to MFLFCPKKEEDFQKDRPSVIQVNHGTSLRNPVDPHINETKKYSRLSKKVKNFQKDRSSVIQEIRGASLCNPVDLHVYETKKPALKSAEAAIILKTAHETSISRFKLCKNTISSYPAADSSSCGPFVVKHAQDYANGISYLGSALSFDLPSTSKYKRSKGRSTVSNQKVIDLYNDDTEMANMKTVELMNKYRNELDVQNDEGESLDDESEDEAMDDEPEEGEEDYATDKEDEEKGK from the exons atgtttcttttttgtccaaaaaaagaagaagattttcaaaaggatcGACCAAGTGTTATTCAGGTAAATCATGGCACATCACTTCGTAATCCAGTGGACCCACATATTAACGAAACCAAGAAATATAGCAGGTtgtccaaaaaagtaaaaaattttcaaaaggatcGATCAAGCGTTATTCAGGAAATACGTGGCGCATCACTTTGTAATCCAGTGGATCTACATGTTTACGAAACCAAGAAACCGGCACTTAAATCTGCTGAGGCTGCCATAATCTTGAAGACCGCTCACGAAACCTCTATATCCAGGTTTAAACTGTGCAAAAACACTATTTCGTCCTATCCTGCTGcag ATTCGTCAAGCTGCGGGCCTTTTGTTGTCAAACATGCCCAAGACTACGCAAATGGGATATCCTATTTGGGAAGTGCACTGTCATTTGATCTTCCATCAACTTCAAAGTATAAGCGGTCAAAGGGAAGATCCACAGTATCCAATCAGAAAGTCATAGACTTATATAACGATGATACTGAAATGGCAAATATGAAAACTGTCGAActaatgaataaatatagaaacgaATTGGATGTCCAG AATGACGAAGGTGAGTCATTGGATGACGAAAGTGAAGATGAAGCAATGGATGACGAACCAGAGGAAGGTGAAGAAGATTATGCAACAGATAAGGAAGATGAAGAAAAAGGAAAGTAG